The DNA segment ACGCCAACGGCTTTTCCCACATCCCGGTGATGAGCTACGCCGTCAAGTACGCCAGCGCCTACTACGGTCCCTTCCGCGAGGCGGCCGAGAGCACTCCCCAGTTCGGTGACCGCAGAAGCTACCAGATGGACCCGGCCAACCGCCGCGAGGCCTTCCGCGAGGCGACCCTCGACGTGCAGGAGTGCGCCGACTTCCTCATGGTCAAGCCGGCTCTGGCCTACCTCGACATCCTGCGGGATCTCAAGGAGCGCTTCGACCTGCCGCTGGTGGCCTACAATGTCTCCGGCGAGTACAGCATGATCAAGGCGGCGGCGGCCAAAGGGTGGATCGACGGCGACCGGGTGATGCTGGAGACCCTGGTCGGCATGAAGCGCGCCGGCGCCGATCTGATCATCACCTATCACGCCAAGGAAGCGGCAAAACTGCTGCGCTGATGCGATAAACTCTTGCTCTAATCTCACCACGAAGCACACGAAAGACCGCGAAGAAATCCCTGGAATGGATTTCCCGTCGAGTTCTTCGTGCTCTTCGTGGTGAATCATTTATACTTCATGGCATGGCCCAGGAAATCCCAGCACCTGAAAAGCTGACCCGCAGCGAGACCATCACCGCCCTGTCCCACTACTATCGGGGCGAGGTGACGCGCAGCCTTGCCTGGCGGCAGCGCC comes from the Desulfuromonadales bacterium genome and includes:
- the hemB gene encoding porphobilinogen synthase, whose translation is ETIRAIKQAVPQLTVITDVCLCEYTDHGHCGVIKNGDVDNDETLQLLAAEALSHARAGADIVAPSDMMDGRVAAIREMLDANGFSHIPVMSYAVKYASAYYGPFREAAESTPQFGDRRSYQMDPANRREAFREATLDVQECADFLMVKPALAYLDILRDLKERFDLPLVAYNVSGEYSMIKAAAAKGWIDGDRVMLETLVGMKRAGADLIITYHAKEAAKLLR